Proteins encoded in a region of the Mycolicibacterium duvalii genome:
- the dop gene encoding depupylase/deamidase Dop, with protein MQRIIGTEVEYGISSPSDPTANPILTSTQAVLAYAAAAGLQRAKRTRWDYEVESPLRDARGFDLSRSSGPPPVVDADEVGAANMILTNGARLYVDHAHPEYSAPECTDPMDAVIWDKAGERVMEAAARHVASVPGAVKLQLYKNNVDGKGASYGSHENYLMSRQTPFSAVIAGLTPFLVSRQVVTGSGRVGIGPSGDEAGFQLSQRADYIEVEVGLETTLKRGIINTRDEPHADADKYRRLHVIIGDANLAETSTYLKLGATSLVLDLIEEGHQIGIDLSDLTLARPVHAVHVLSRDTSLRATVALADGRELTGLALQRIYLDRVAKLVDSRDPDPRASHVLETWAHVLDLLERDPMECADLLDWPAKLRLLEGFRQRENLNWNAPRLHLVDLQYSDVRLDKGLYNRLVARGSMQRLVTEQQVLDAVENPPTDTRAYFRGECLRRFGADIAAASWDSVIFDLGGDSLVRIPTLEPLRGSKSHVGALLDSVDSAVELVEQLTTT; from the coding sequence ATGCAAAGGATCATCGGAACGGAGGTCGAGTACGGCATCTCCTCGCCGTCTGATCCGACCGCGAATCCGATCTTGACGTCCACCCAGGCAGTGCTGGCCTACGCCGCGGCGGCCGGACTGCAGCGGGCCAAGCGCACGCGCTGGGACTATGAGGTGGAGTCACCGCTGCGCGACGCCCGCGGCTTCGACCTCAGCCGGTCCTCAGGGCCGCCCCCGGTCGTCGACGCCGACGAGGTCGGCGCGGCGAACATGATTCTCACCAACGGCGCCCGGCTGTACGTCGACCACGCCCACCCCGAGTACTCCGCACCCGAATGCACCGACCCGATGGACGCGGTGATCTGGGACAAGGCGGGCGAACGGGTGATGGAGGCGGCGGCCCGGCACGTCGCCAGCGTGCCCGGTGCGGTCAAGTTGCAGCTGTACAAGAACAACGTCGACGGCAAAGGCGCTTCGTACGGCTCGCACGAGAACTACCTGATGAGCCGGCAGACGCCGTTCTCGGCGGTGATCGCGGGGTTGACACCGTTTCTGGTGTCGCGCCAGGTGGTGACCGGGTCCGGCCGGGTCGGGATCGGGCCGTCCGGCGACGAGGCCGGCTTCCAGCTGTCCCAGCGCGCCGACTACATCGAGGTCGAGGTCGGTCTGGAGACCACGCTCAAGCGCGGCATCATCAACACCCGTGACGAGCCGCACGCCGACGCCGACAAGTACCGCCGGTTGCACGTCATCATCGGCGATGCGAACCTCGCCGAGACCTCCACCTACCTGAAGCTGGGCGCCACCTCGCTGGTGCTCGACCTGATCGAAGAGGGCCACCAGATCGGGATCGATCTGTCCGACCTGACCCTGGCCCGCCCGGTACACGCCGTACACGTGCTCTCGCGGGACACGTCGCTACGGGCCACCGTCGCGCTGGCCGACGGCCGTGAGCTCACCGGGTTGGCCCTGCAACGGATCTACCTCGACCGGGTGGCCAAGCTGGTCGACAGCCGGGACCCGGACCCCCGGGCGTCGCACGTGCTCGAGACCTGGGCCCATGTGCTCGACCTGCTCGAGCGCGACCCGATGGAATGCGCCGACCTGCTGGACTGGCCGGCCAAGTTGCGGTTGCTGGAGGGATTCCGCCAGCGGGAGAACCTCAACTGGAACGCCCCGCGGCTGCACCTGGTCGATCTGCAGTACTCCGACGTCCGGCTGGACAAGGGTCTGTACAACCGGCTGGTGGCCCGCGGCTCGATGCAACGTCTGGTCACCGAGCAACAGGTGCTCGACGCGGTGGAAAACCCGCCCACCGACACCCGGGCGTATTTCCGCGGCGAATGCCTGCGCCGGTTCGGTGCCGACATCGCGGCCGCGAGTTGGGATTCGGTGATCTTCGACCTCGGTGGTGATTCGCTCGTCCGGATCCCGACGCTGGAGCCGCTGCGCGGTAGCAAGTCCCATGTCGGCGCACTGCTGGATTCCGTCGACAGTGCCGTCGAGCTCGTCGAGCAACTGACCACGACCTAG
- the prcA gene encoding proteasome subunit alpha, which translates to MSFPYFISPEQAMRERSELARKGIARGRSVIALAYADGVLFVAENPSRSLQKVSELYDRVAFAAVGRFNEFNNLRSGGIRFADTQGYAYSRRDVTGRQLANVYAQTLGTIFTEQAKPYEVELCVAEVAHHGETKAPELYRITYDGSIADEPHFVVMGGTTEPIIAALNESYKENASLEDAVAIAVAALSAGGNGSEPRTLGPATLEVAILDVNRPRRAFRRITGSALEALLPQTDSAPESESANGSS; encoded by the coding sequence GTGAGCTTCCCGTACTTCATCTCGCCCGAGCAGGCGATGCGCGAGCGCTCGGAGCTCGCCCGGAAGGGAATCGCCCGCGGCCGCAGCGTCATCGCACTGGCCTACGCCGACGGCGTGCTGTTCGTCGCGGAGAACCCGTCACGGTCGCTGCAGAAGGTCAGCGAGCTCTACGACCGCGTGGCGTTCGCCGCGGTGGGCCGGTTCAACGAGTTCAACAATCTGCGCAGCGGCGGTATCCGCTTCGCCGACACCCAGGGTTACGCGTATTCGCGCCGGGACGTGACCGGTCGCCAGCTGGCCAACGTGTACGCCCAGACGCTGGGCACGATCTTCACCGAGCAGGCCAAGCCCTACGAAGTGGAACTGTGTGTGGCCGAGGTCGCGCACCACGGCGAGACCAAAGCGCCTGAGCTCTACCGCATCACCTACGACGGATCCATCGCCGACGAACCGCACTTCGTGGTGATGGGCGGTACCACCGAACCGATCATCGCCGCTCTCAACGAGTCCTACAAGGAGAACGCCTCGTTGGAGGATGCTGTGGCGATCGCAGTGGCGGCGCTGAGCGCCGGTGGCAACGGCAGCGAGCCGCGCACGCTGGGGCCGGCCACGCTGGAGGTGGCCATCCTCGACGTGAACCGCCCGCGCCGGGCGTTTCGCCGGATCACCGGTTCGGCGCTGGAAGCGCTGCTCCCACAGACTGATTCGGCGCCCGAGAGCGAGTCGGCGAACGGTTCCTCCTAG
- a CDS encoding ubiquitin-like protein Pup: MAQEQTKRGGGGGEDDDPTGSTAAGQERREKLTEETDDLLDEIDDVLEENAEDFVRAYVQKGGQ, translated from the coding sequence ATGGCTCAGGAGCAGACCAAGCGCGGCGGCGGGGGCGGCGAGGACGACGACCCCACCGGCAGCACGGCCGCCGGGCAGGAGCGCCGCGAGAAGCTGACCGAGGAAACCGACGACCTGCTTGACGAGATCGACGACGTCCTCGAGGAGAACGCCGAGGACTTCGTGCGTGCATACGTGCAGAAGGGTGGACAGTGA
- the prcB gene encoding proteasome subunit beta — MTWPHNEHSAFPSALPLSPTGVNLSSFSDFLRHQAPHLLPPAAAGASTGVPTESVPHGTTIVALKFPGGVVMAGDRRATQGHMIASRDVQKVYITDDYTATGIAGTAAIAVEFARLYAVELEHYEKLEGVALTFPGKVNRLSTMVRGNLGAALQGFVALPLLAGYDLDDPNPDGAGRIVSFDAAGGHNLEEEGYQSVGSGSIFAKSSMKKLYSQVSDGDSALRVAVEALYDAADDDSATGGPDLVRGIFPTAVMITIDGAVEVPEDRIAEVCRQIIDNRSREDTFGPDARPMRGDEL, encoded by the coding sequence GTGACCTGGCCGCATAACGAACATTCGGCCTTTCCGTCCGCACTACCTCTATCGCCCACCGGTGTGAATCTGTCGTCCTTCAGTGATTTCCTGCGCCACCAGGCGCCGCACCTGCTGCCACCCGCGGCGGCAGGCGCGTCCACCGGAGTGCCGACCGAATCAGTACCGCACGGCACCACGATCGTGGCGCTGAAATTCCCCGGCGGTGTGGTGATGGCCGGTGACCGGCGCGCCACCCAGGGGCACATGATCGCCAGCCGCGATGTGCAGAAGGTCTACATCACCGACGACTACACCGCCACCGGCATCGCCGGCACCGCGGCGATCGCCGTCGAGTTCGCCCGCCTCTACGCCGTCGAACTCGAGCACTACGAGAAGCTCGAGGGTGTGGCGCTGACCTTCCCGGGCAAGGTCAACCGGCTGTCGACGATGGTCCGGGGCAACCTCGGCGCGGCCCTGCAGGGCTTCGTGGCGCTCCCGCTGCTGGCGGGCTACGACCTCGACGACCCCAATCCCGACGGAGCCGGCCGCATCGTGTCGTTCGACGCCGCGGGTGGCCACAACCTCGAAGAGGAGGGCTACCAGTCGGTCGGGTCGGGCTCGATCTTCGCGAAATCGTCGATGAAGAAGCTCTACTCCCAGGTCAGCGACGGTGATTCGGCGCTGCGGGTCGCCGTCGAGGCGCTCTACGACGCCGCCGACGACGACTCCGCCACCGGTGGACCGGATCTGGTGCGGGGCATCTTCCCGACCGCGGTGATGATCACCATCGACGGCGCGGTCGAGGTGCCCGAGGACCGAATCGCCGAGGTGTGCCGTCAGATCATCGACAACCGTTCGCGGGAAGACACCTTCGGACCCGACGCCCGCCCGATGCGAGGTGACGAGCTGTGA